One Punica granatum isolate Tunisia-2019 chromosome 3, ASM765513v2, whole genome shotgun sequence genomic window carries:
- the LOC116198734 gene encoding pectinesterase-like, with protein sequence MGNNIKLLDKLLYACFLALSFRLVSINGEQLTSCAQTPYPDTCNYYLTRDSMLLSSQEEKTFAFHDLALRVTMDHTVQVHRLVSSMDVSSFDGRARSAWSDCLELYEDTMHQLNRSMSSNTVNPRDSQTWLSATITNHVTCQNGFKELKVESNLQRFPNLMLTNFSRLLSNSLAINKGYTISSPPSSIHLHEESGNGGNRRLLADGFPSWVSASDRKLLQSTAAPKADLVVANDGSGDFKTISEAVAASAKRRSGDKRFVIYVKAGTYNENVEIKRSMKNLMIVGDGKDATVVTGSRNAKDGSTTFRSATFAVMGAGFIARDMTFQNTAGPQKHQAVALRSGSDFSVFYSCSFKGYQDTLYVYSQRQFYRECDVYGTVDFIFGDAVVVLQNCNIYARKPMSGKWNTVTAQARTDPNQNTGIIIHGCRITAASDLKPVQGSVKTYLGRPWQKYSRTVIMMSSLDGLIDPQGWLPWSGSFALSTLYYGEYMNTGSGASTSGRVKWPGYHVITSASDARKFTVGNFLAGNSWIPATGVPFLVGL encoded by the exons ATGGGCAATAATATCAAGCTGCTAGACAAGCTCCTTTATGCTTGCTTCCTAGCCTTGTCATTCCGTCTTGTATCCATAAATGGTGAACAATTAACATCATGCGCCCAGACTCCTTATCCCGATACGTGCAACTACTATTTGACACGCGACAGCATGCTGTTATCATCCCAAGAGGAGAAGACGTTTGCGTTTCATGATTTGGCGCTTAGGGTCACCATGGACCACACTGTCCAGGTTCATCGTCTTGTGTCCTCGATGGATGTGAGCTCCTTTGATGGTCGAGCCAGGTCGGCTTGGTCCGACTGTCTGGAGTTGTATGAGGACACAATGCACCAGTTAAACCGTTCTATGAGCTCAAACACCGTTAATCCTCGTGATTCACAGACGTGGCTGAGCGCCACGATCACCAACCATGTAACATGCCAAAACGGGTTTAAAGAGCTAAAGGTAGAGTCAAATCTACAACGCTTCCCGAATTTGATGTTGACCAACTTCTCCAGGTTGCTTAGCAACTCGCTAGCCATCAACAAGGGGTACACGATATCATCCCCTCCGAGCTCCATCCATCTCCATGAAGAGAGTGGCAATGGAGGCAACCGGCGGCTGTTGGCTGATGGCTTCCCGTCATGGGTTTCAGCCTCTGACAGGAAGCTCCTCCAGTCGACAGCAGCGCCCAAGGCCGACCTTGTGGTGGCTAATGACGGGTCGGGTGACTTCAAGACCATCTCTGAGGCGGTGGCGGCTTCAGCCAAGCGACGCAGTGGGGACAAGAGGTTCGTGATATACGTGAAAGCGGGGACATACAATGAGAATGTGGAGATTAAAAGGTCAATGAAGAATTTGATGATTGTTGGAGATGGGAAGGATGCCACGGTCGTAACTGGGAGTCGAAATGCCAAAGATGGCTCCACCACCTTTCGGTCAGCAACTTTTG CTGTCATGGGTGCCGGCTTCATCGCGAGGGATATGACATTTCAAAACACCGCGGGCCCACAGAAACACCAAGCCGTGGCTCTCCGGTCCGGCTCGGACTTCTCCGTCTTCTACAGCTGTAGCTTCAAGGGCTATCAGGACACGCTGTACGTCTACTCTCAGCGCCAATTCTACCGTGAATGCGACGTCTATGGCACGGTGGACTTTATCTTTGGGGACGCTGTGGTCGTTCTACAAAACTGCAACATCTACGCCAGGAAGCCCATGTCTGGGAAATGGAACACCGTGACAGCTCAGGCGAGGACTGACCCCAACCAAAACACCGGAATAATAATTCACGGGTGCCGTATCACGGCTGCCTCTGACTTGAAGCCGGTGCAAGGTTCTGTCAAGACGTATCTTGGTCGGCCCTGGCAGAAGTACTCGAGGACGGTGATCATGATGAGCTCCTTGGATGGACTGATTGACCCACAAGGTTGGCTTCCATGGAGTGGGAGTTTCGCTCTGAGCACTCTCTATTATGGTGAATACATGAATACAGGATCTGGTGCCAGCACGAGTGGAAGGGTGAAATGGCCAGGCTATCACGTGATTACAAGCGCATCTGACGCTAGAAAATTTACGGTCGGGAACTTCTTGGCTGGAAACTCATGGATTCCGGCTACCGGAGTACCATTTTTGGTGGGTCTCTGA